The following are from one region of the Thiocapsa rosea genome:
- a CDS encoding 6-pyruvoyl trahydropterin synthase family protein: MSLPDSRADPAQSSPRHPPEPLGLTLQEQAIRRHLPLELLVDRSALTHRDRLGDYPSPGGFPSEAARAVLLGLRWAGLLREDADFVWIPGEIRRLELLLWDLSSLQDYGFRFRQDYVYAGSTHRVVALNGLKAPKANVEHFRSLGVCPIAPPDFLASLAVFLAHVGELHAGYLFLPFQRADQGRAVAVELTRHGIGFQELDAADEPQGLLLRSATLADARCLLDLLRDRLQPMPGALERFEQTTPEVTVSKELVFDAAHFITDHPAKCSNLHGGRYRLHVKVTGRIDPVTGCVVDYGYLKRVVSRRVVERFDHHTLNYCAPELAWRSSTELLCVYIWEQLIDYLPGLDELELYETPQSWCRYRGPTLEHLQRHGPDPVLTYFQQDLGSSPLRRQIQPLPVRDSGLER; the protein is encoded by the coding sequence ATGTCGCTTCCCGATTCTCGTGCGGATCCGGCACAGTCGTCCCCCCGGCATCCGCCGGAGCCTCTAGGGCTCACGCTCCAGGAGCAGGCAATCCGCCGTCACCTGCCGCTCGAGCTCCTCGTGGACCGGTCGGCCCTGACTCACCGGGATCGGCTCGGGGACTATCCATCACCCGGCGGATTCCCGTCCGAGGCCGCGCGGGCGGTCCTTCTCGGACTGCGGTGGGCGGGATTGCTCCGCGAGGATGCCGATTTCGTGTGGATACCGGGCGAGATCCGTCGGCTCGAGCTCTTGCTGTGGGACCTGTCGTCCCTGCAGGACTATGGCTTTCGATTCCGTCAGGACTATGTCTATGCCGGATCGACCCATCGGGTCGTCGCGCTGAATGGCCTGAAGGCCCCGAAGGCCAACGTGGAGCACTTCCGGTCGCTCGGTGTCTGTCCGATCGCACCGCCGGATTTCCTGGCGAGTTTGGCGGTTTTCCTCGCGCATGTCGGGGAGTTGCACGCAGGCTATCTCTTCCTGCCGTTCCAGCGGGCGGATCAGGGGCGCGCGGTCGCCGTGGAGCTCACCCGGCACGGCATCGGCTTTCAGGAGCTGGACGCGGCCGACGAGCCGCAGGGTTTACTGCTGCGCAGCGCGACCTTGGCGGACGCTCGCTGCCTGCTCGACCTATTGCGGGATCGGCTGCAACCCATGCCCGGCGCCCTGGAGCGTTTCGAGCAGACCACGCCGGAGGTCACCGTCTCCAAAGAGCTGGTCTTCGATGCCGCCCACTTCATCACGGATCATCCCGCCAAGTGCTCCAATTTGCACGGCGGCCGCTACCGCCTCCATGTGAAGGTCACCGGACGGATCGACCCGGTCACCGGCTGCGTGGTGGACTACGGATACCTCAAACGCGTGGTCTCGCGCCGCGTCGTCGAGCGCTTCGACCATCACACACTGAACTACTGTGCGCCGGAGCTGGCCTGGCGTTCCAGCACCGAGCTTCTGTGTGTCTATATCTGGGAGCAGCTCATCGACTACCTGCCGGGTTTGGACGAGCTCGAGCTCTACGAAACCCCGCAGTCCTGGTGCCGGTATCGCGGCCCCACTCTGGAGCATCTCCAGCGCCACGGACCCGACCCCGTCCTGACCTATTTCCAGCAGGATCTCGGCAGCTCGCCGCTGAGACGACAGATTCAGCCGCTGCCTGTCCGGGACTCCGGGCTTGAACGCTGA